The Clostridiisalibacter paucivorans DSM 22131 genome segment CCCATTCACTCTTTAATTCTCCTTCTTTATATACCATGGGAAATGTTAAATGTAATATTTCTGTATTACTGTTCACATAATCCTTCACTATATCTAATGCTACACTTCCCTTGCCTTTTTTTCCTTCAGGACATATGAGCACATCAACTGCTTTTATAATATCTACCGCTTTTATTGTGAGTAGCTTTGGATCTCCTGGTCCCACTCCTACTCCATAAAATATCCCTTTCACAAAAATCATTCCTTCCTAGCTGAAATTACATATATAGGGTTTTGCCCCTCCATCATAGTTACATTACTCAATTTTCTTCCCTTAGACACTGCAATATTAATAATATTTACATCTATATAGTCTCTAGCATTAAGTTCCATTATGGATTTATATAAGTTCTCTATAGTTATAAAATTCATAACTACTCTACCATTGGACACCAATTTTTCATCCATCCAATCAAATATTTCCTCTATATTTCCACCAGTTCCTCCTATAAATACCTTATCCACTTTAGATATACTCCAAATATCCTTTGGAGCAATACCATGTATTATTTTAACATTCCTTAATCCAAAGTTTTCAGCATTTCTCTTGATTAAGTCAATCCCGTGTAAATTTCTTTCTATAGCAAAAACCCTACCTCTTTCAACTTTTAATCCTATCTCTATAGTCATAGCTCCTGTACCTGCACCTATATCTAAAACTACATCTTCTTTATTTAATCTCAATTTAGCCAAGGATACTGCCCTTATTTCCTCTTTTGTCATGGGGACATCTCCTCTAATAAACAACTCATCAGGTACTCCACTTGTTTCATGGGGCCAAAGTCTACTCATCCATTATCACCACCACACACATTCTATAACCCTCTCTAGAGGCTATTTCCTCCATGGTCCCAGATGTAATAACTTCATCATCATAAGATAAATGTTCTCCCACATATATTCTTTTATTTGTTATCCCAGATCTTATAAGTTCTTTAGCTATATTTTGAGGGCTCCACTTTTTATCGGTTAAAATACCCACTTTACTATGTCTCTTCACTTTTTCAACAATATCTAATTCTCTTCCATGTAAACTGGTAATATATGCATCATCCCATGTCTCTCCTATCTTTGAAAACATATATTGCATAGAGCTTATTCCTGTTATAACCTCCATATCTCCTTTATCAAAATGCGTCTTCAAAAACTTTAACATGCTATAAAATCCTGTATCTCCCGACAATAGTATTGCAACTGTACTTTTTTTATAATTAGCTTTTATCTTATCAACTATGACATTTAAATCTCTCGTTATATAAATTATTTTTTTGTCATTCACTTCTATTGAATCAAGTATCCTCTTTCCAGCTACAATTATCTCAGCCGATTCTATTTCTTGTAGAACCCTTGGAGTTATATAGTCCCTATGACCCGGTCCCATACCTAGTACTTTAATCTTTTTCAAATTGAAACCCCCTCATTATGTTGTCAGCATCTTTACATCTACCTAGTACCCCATGCTGTTGAGAAAATATTATGGTTCCCAATTTAATGGAGGATTTTAATCTCCTTCTACACCTATCACTAATCCTCTGAGCAATTAAATCAAAAAGTTCCTGTGATTTATCCCACTTTTTTATATAATCTATGGCCTCTTCTGTCGTTATGCTGTTCATAATTTTTTTTATTAATTCTGTGTCTGCACCTAACAATGCACCATATGCAGCTAAAGTTTCCATTCTTGCATCGGATATACGACTATGGGTATGAAATATACCCGCTGCAACCTTTATCATCTTTCCTATATGGCCCACCCATAAAATCTCTTGTATTTCATATTCTTCCATTTTATCTAACATAAATCCAATAAAATTACTAGTCTTGATTAGGTATTCAGTATCTAATCCCAACTTTTCAGAAAAATCTCTGCCATAATTTCCAGGAGATAATATCAACCTATCTATGCCCTCTTGCCTTTTTACAGAAACTTCAATAGCCAAGGAGTCCTTAAATGCCTCCTCAGACATGGGCTCCACTATCCCTGTAGTACCAATTATAGATATACCTCCTTCTATACCTAATTGGGGATTGAATGTCTTTTTACCTATTTCAACACCTTCTGGGCAAAATATAGTCACCTTTATTCCACAACCTTTGGGCGTTTCAGACTTTACAACTTCTTCAATAGTCTTTCTGGGAATAGGATTTATCGCATATTCTCCCACTCCTACTGATAGCCCTTTTCTAGTAACTATTCCTACTCCTTCTCCACCACTTATCTCTATATTGTTACCATCTATTTTTTCAACCCTAGCAAATATCTTTATTCCATTGGTTATATCAGGGTCATCTCCACTATCCTTTTTTACAGAGCACTGTGCAAATTCTCTATTCACAACTGTATCTTCCAATTCTAATTCCAGTGTCCATCCCTTCAATGTATCTATATTAACTAAATCAATTTCCCTTTGAGAAAATAACATTCTAGCTGCTCCCTTGGCAGCTGCTGTTGCACATGATCCAGTGGTATATCCATATCTCATTTTTTTTCCATCTTTATATACATATCTATCCATAGTTATTATCACCTTAACTCTCTAAATACATTTCATAAATGCATTTATTATGGCTACGGCTACAGTACTTCCACCCTTCCTACCCGATGTCAAGATATAAGGTATATCATACTTTTTCAATTCTTCTTTAGATTCGGCTGCACCTACAAATCCTACAGGTACCCCTATGACTAAACTTGGTTTACTATACCCCTGATCTATCTTCTCCAGGAGTGTAAATAGTGCAGTAGGAGCATTTCCTATGGCAAATATATTTATTTTCCCATTTTCTAACGCCTTCTCCATAGCTACAGTAGATCTTGTTACACCTCTATTTTTAGCTGCTTGTACCACATCTTCATCATGCACAAAATTATATAGATTTCCTCCCAATCTATTGAGTGCCTTTTTATTCACACCTGACATAATCATCTTTGTATCACAATATATCCCTACTCCAGACTTAAAAGCCTTTAGTCCTTCCTCTATGGCATCGTGACTAAATCTCAATATCTTATTGTATTCAAAATCTGCAGTGGTATGGATCACTCTTTTTACTATGGCATCTGCTCTATCATCTAAAAAAGTAGTATTCATTTCCGATGTAATTATTTCAAAGCTTTTATTCTCTATTCCTCTTGGGTCATTCATATATGACAAATTCATCCCTCCATCTCTATTATCTCTGGTCCACCCTTAACTGTTTCATATTCTCCTATGTTAATATAGCTATTCATAAAACTTTCTGTCCTTATATTTTGTAGAAAAGCTTCCTTATCAAAATATCTATCATCATAAATAATTCCTACTACAGAACCACTATGTGCTATATTTACACCATAAGCACCTAATTTTAATGCCCTTTCAATAATAATACTAAGTCCTGGTTTTTTTAATATATCTTCATTGGCCAATGCACTTAGTATAGCCCCTTGTCCAATTTTCCTCAAATCATCAGTCCATATACCCAATTCTATATTTTTTAATGCCTGAGTAATTTTAGCTGTATTTTTCTTCAAAATAGATTTTTTGTCTACTTTTCTAAACTCTACGGTATCTACCATATCTATTCCTTCCATTATAAGCACCTTACAACTCATGTTCTTACTATATTTTTTTATATATTTCCCATCTAAGTGGTCAAAGAGAGTTATAGCTGAAAAAAGTGTACTATCTGTAGGTTCAATACTTAAACAAATCCTAGCAATTTCCTGTTCACTGATATCTTTTTTTAGATATTTAGTTGCAGCCAATATCGTTGCACCTAGGTCTGCTGTGCTACTTGCCATACCTTTGCCTACAGGTATTTCTGATTTTATTTCCACTTTTAATTCCTTACTGATTTTTATATCTTCACCAAAATATTCAAATACCTTTTCCAATGCACTATACGCCTTGGGATACAATAGTTCATTATCCCTGGCCCCTCTTAAAATCCTTGCATAGGAATAACAATTTATCGGGTATGATATGAGCTTTTCACTACCTAAAATAATTCCCTGTATCAATTCTCCACAGGACCCAGGACACCTTGCCACTTTCATTTTTTTCCCCCTAGGAATCTTCCTATCTCATTTACAGGTATACTAACACTCTGCTTTATATTGTCTACGCATTCAGGTCTAACTGCCAATATTATACAAGAAGCAGGTCCTGCTGATTTATTTATATCTATTCCTATGTCTTGATTTAAAGTAAACTCTAATCCTGCATCTTTAGCCATAGTCTTTAACTCATTTAATATGCCCTTTGAACCCACAGGTAATATTTCCAACACTTCAGATGCTTGTTTTAAAGTTAAAATATCATTCAGACTAACTATCTTATCACTATTTTCCAATATCTCTTGTCCCATCAAGGGTTCCCCTGCTACTACAATAACCGCACCATCTTCAGCCACAGTTTTTCTAAAATCATCTTTATGCATAACCCCTATAACAGTAACACCTATACCTGTCTGTATGGTATGAAAATTCTCCTCTGTACTTCCTGTAACTGCTATGTCCTGATCAATATTTATTTCACCCAATGCCCTTTTTACACCCTCAAGAATCCTTTTTCCTGTATCATTCATCTCCACAGAAAGGGTATCCACTAAGGTTATCGGTCTAGCTCCCACAGCTAATATTTCAGCCAATGCAACCTTTGCAGTGAAATATCCCACTATATCCACAGAAGTATTGACAATATCTTCTGATTTTTCTCCAACACCACCACAGGAATCACAGGATATTACAAAGATTGTATCATCACTTATTTCTATCAAAGTTAAATCTCTAAAATTCTTAATATCCATTTTACATCCTCTTTCTTCCTATTAGTACCATATATATTACGTATCCCAATATTACATTTACAGCAGATGCTACAGTTAATGGTAATACCAATGTATTAAACATCACCCAACCGTTTAAAGGCATTTCAATGATTTCTGCAAATTTAGCTGTCATCAATAATGCAACAGGACCATTCAATATAATCCCAACGACACAAGCCAATATTCCATTAGTCTTCTTATATGTTATCCCAAATATATATGTGGCTATGGTCATTTCTAACATTATCAAAATATGCATCGGCAAGGAAAATGGAAATCCACTGGTTACAGCAGTAAGCAAATGACCTATCCCTGCAACTAATGCTCCTAATGGTGGGGATAAAAATAAAGCTGCAAAGAAACCTGGCATAGAGTCAAACGCAATAGTACCACTTACCTTAATCATAGATCCTATTGCTGAAATAGCTATAAGCATAGCACAATATGCTATAGTAGTTATACTAAATATGCCTTTTGTATGGGAATAATTTTTACTCAATAGTATCTCCTCCTCTAAATGCTCTACATAAATCTATAAACCCCTTAATAAAATCTATATTGCTATAGAAATGTATATGGGGATACCCTGCCAATACATTTTTCTTTTTCATTCCACAATTCCATGTCTTTACATACTGTCCCTTTCTCTTCTTCATTATTCTATATTGATAATTTAATTTTACATTATCCAAAACCTTGGAATGATGAAATTCGTGTGCCCTTATATTTATACCATCATTAGTTTCTACTTCTACATACCCAAACCTTTGAAGTCTTTTTGTCATTAGGGATTTAGTAGGGAAAAATCCAACCATCTCATAATTGCACTGATTTAAATCTTCTATTGACTCTGTCAAATACATTAGACCCCCGCACTCTCCATAGGCAGGAAGCCCTGCTTCAAGGGCATTTCTTAAGTTATGTTTAAATTCTTGATTTATCTCCAATTCTCTGCCAAACACCTCAGGAAATCCCCCACCTATATATATTCCATCTAAATCATCAGGTAAATGCTGATCCTTCAACGGACTTATATATTCAATATCAATTCCCATCTCCATCAACAAATCTATATTGTCTTGATAATAAAAGCTAAATGCCTTATCTCTCATAATTCCCAACTTTATACCTTCTCCATATCCTCTATATGGAGCCATATAATCTTTTTGTCCTTTTATCGTCTCTCTATTATAAGATATATCTATAATGCCATTTAAGTCTACATATTTCTCTATATAATCAACTAATAAATCAATTTTATCATTCAATGTATCTACTTCTTCCGCTGGAATCAGCCCCAGATGTCTACTATTAAGAGATATATTTAAATCTTTAGGTAAATATCCAAGACATTTTATCCCTGTATCCCTTTCTATAGCTTCTTTTAATAAATTATAATGGTAGTCTCCCGATACTTTATTTATAATTACTCCCTGTATATCCACATCTTTATCATATTCTTTGTATCCTAATACCATTGCTGCAGCACTGGTAGACATACCCTTTCCATCTATAACTAATATAACTGGAGTCTTCAGTATTTTAGAAATATGGGCTGAACTTCCAATACCATTCCTTTCAACACCAAAGCCATCATAAAGACCCATAACCCCTTCTATTACTCCCATATCCATATTATCCATATTTTTATGAAATAAATATTTAATTATATCCTCTTTTAACATCCAACTATCTAGATTATATGAATTATTACCTGTTACAAGTTTATGAAATCCAGGATCTATATAATCAGGTCCAACCTTAAAAGGCCGTACATTTATATCCCTTCTCTTTAGTGCTGCCATTATCCCTAGTGACAATGTGGTTTTTCCTGTTCCGCTGGTGGCACCAGCAATCATTATCCTATTAATTTTTATCACTCCTTAGTATGAAAGTCTGGACAACACCCCATAATTTTCATGATAGTCTATCTCTACTATGGCTCCTGGTGGAATTCTAAAATGCCATCTATCCTCTATCCGCAAATCTAAAAGATATGTTATTATAGTTTGAATTATACCTCCATGGGTTATTAATAAATACTCTGTTTGAGGCCTACCCTTATCCTTAAGTTCATCTATAAATTTTTTTACCCTGTCATTTACATCTCTTAAGCACTCACCTTGAGGAATCTTATAATTTATATAATCTACTATCCAATGTTCCCACTCCAGTGGGAACTCCCTTTTAATCTCTTTATATGTCTTTCCTTCAAAAATTCCAAAATTAATTTCACTAATAGCTGGGGTAATTATTAGTTTTTTATCTAATCTTTGAGCTATTTTTTCAGCAATAACCCTGGTTCTATCAAGGGGACTACTATATATACCCTCTATATTTATATTTTCAGGAATATTTATAACTATATCTCTTACTTGTGACTTTCCCTTGTCCGTATACGGGCTCTGAGTGTGCCCAATATATCTTCCCTGTCTATTTGCAACTGTCTCTCCGTGTCTAATCATAATAAACTTCATAAAGTCACTCTCCCCAATAAATAACTCAATAAAATAAATATACTTTGAGATATTTCCACTGTGAATCCAATAGTATCTCCTGTAAATCCTCCTAGTTTTGCCTTTATATATCTACTTATCAAATATATAAATACAAATGATAGCAATATTGACAAGACTATATACAACTCAACTTTAAAAATGACAGCTAAAGTTAATGTTAAAAATAACACATATATAAATTCTTTAATATTGCAGTTTTCTACTATGCCCTTTCCCATACCTGTGTCTTTTCTGGCATAATGCCCAAATGTACATCCAATGATAGCAGACGCCCTGCCCACCACTGGAATAAAAAGAAATACTATTATAGGTAAATATATGGATACTATTATATTCAACATATATACCATCATTATCA includes the following:
- the cbiT gene encoding precorrin-6Y C5,15-methyltransferase (decarboxylating) subunit CbiT; this translates as MSRLWPHETSGVPDELFIRGDVPMTKEEIRAVSLAKLRLNKEDVVLDIGAGTGAMTIEIGLKVERGRVFAIERNLHGIDLIKRNAENFGLRNVKIIHGIAPKDIWSISKVDKVFIGGTGGNIEEIFDWMDEKLVSNGRVVMNFITIENLYKSIMELNARDYIDVNIINIAVSKGRKLSNVTMMEGQNPIYVISARKE
- the cbiE gene encoding precorrin-6y C5,15-methyltransferase (decarboxylating) subunit CbiE, which translates into the protein MKKIKVLGMGPGHRDYITPRVLQEIESAEIIVAGKRILDSIEVNDKKIIYITRDLNVIVDKIKANYKKSTVAILLSGDTGFYSMLKFLKTHFDKGDMEVITGISSMQYMFSKIGETWDDAYITSLHGRELDIVEKVKRHSKVGILTDKKWSPQNIAKELIRSGITNKRIYVGEHLSYDDEVITSGTMEEIASREGYRMCVVVIMDE
- the cbiD gene encoding cobalt-precorrin-5B (C(1))-methyltransferase CbiD; the protein is MDRYVYKDGKKMRYGYTTGSCATAAAKGAARMLFSQREIDLVNIDTLKGWTLELELEDTVVNREFAQCSVKKDSGDDPDITNGIKIFARVEKIDGNNIEISGGEGVGIVTRKGLSVGVGEYAINPIPRKTIEEVVKSETPKGCGIKVTIFCPEGVEIGKKTFNPQLGIEGGISIIGTTGIVEPMSEEAFKDSLAIEVSVKRQEGIDRLILSPGNYGRDFSEKLGLDTEYLIKTSNFIGFMLDKMEEYEIQEILWVGHIGKMIKVAAGIFHTHSRISDARMETLAAYGALLGADTELIKKIMNSITTEEAIDYIKKWDKSQELFDLIAQRISDRCRRRLKSSIKLGTIIFSQQHGVLGRCKDADNIMRGFQFEKD
- a CDS encoding precorrin-8X methylmutase, coding for MNDPRGIENKSFEIITSEMNTTFLDDRADAIVKRVIHTTADFEYNKILRFSHDAIEEGLKAFKSGVGIYCDTKMIMSGVNKKALNRLGGNLYNFVHDEDVVQAAKNRGVTRSTVAMEKALENGKINIFAIGNAPTALFTLLEKIDQGYSKPSLVIGVPVGFVGAAESKEELKKYDIPYILTSGRKGGSTVAVAIINAFMKCI
- a CDS encoding AIR synthase related protein, encoding MDIKNFRDLTLIEISDDTIFVISCDSCGGVGEKSEDIVNTSVDIVGYFTAKVALAEILAVGARPITLVDTLSVEMNDTGKRILEGVKRALGEINIDQDIAVTGSTEENFHTIQTGIGVTVIGVMHKDDFRKTVAEDGAVIVVAGEPLMGQEILENSDKIVSLNDILTLKQASEVLEILPVGSKGILNELKTMAKDAGLEFTLNQDIGIDINKSAGPASCIILAVRPECVDNIKQSVSIPVNEIGRFLGGKK
- a CDS encoding ECF transporter S component produces the protein MSKNYSHTKGIFSITTIAYCAMLIAISAIGSMIKVSGTIAFDSMPGFFAALFLSPPLGALVAGIGHLLTAVTSGFPFSLPMHILIMLEMTIATYIFGITYKKTNGILACVVGIILNGPVALLMTAKFAEIIEMPLNGWVMFNTLVLPLTVASAVNVILGYVIYMVLIGRKRM
- a CDS encoding cobyrinate a,c-diamide synthase produces the protein MIKINRIMIAGATSGTGKTTLSLGIMAALKRRDINVRPFKVGPDYIDPGFHKLVTGNNSYNLDSWMLKEDIIKYLFHKNMDNMDMGVIEGVMGLYDGFGVERNGIGSSAHISKILKTPVILVIDGKGMSTSAAAMVLGYKEYDKDVDIQGVIINKVSGDYHYNLLKEAIERDTGIKCLGYLPKDLNISLNSRHLGLIPAEEVDTLNDKIDLLVDYIEKYVDLNGIIDISYNRETIKGQKDYMAPYRGYGEGIKLGIMRDKAFSFYYQDNIDLLMEMGIDIEYISPLKDQHLPDDLDGIYIGGGFPEVFGRELEINQEFKHNLRNALEAGLPAYGECGGLMYLTESIEDLNQCNYEMVGFFPTKSLMTKRLQRFGYVEVETNDGINIRAHEFHHSKVLDNVKLNYQYRIMKKRKGQYVKTWNCGMKKKNVLAGYPHIHFYSNIDFIKGFIDLCRAFRGGDTIE
- a CDS encoding histidine phosphatase family protein; its protein translation is MKFIMIRHGETVANRQGRYIGHTQSPYTDKGKSQVRDIVINIPENINIEGIYSSPLDRTRVIAEKIAQRLDKKLIITPAISEINFGIFEGKTYKEIKREFPLEWEHWIVDYINYKIPQGECLRDVNDRVKKFIDELKDKGRPQTEYLLITHGGIIQTIITYLLDLRIEDRWHFRIPPGAIVEIDYHENYGVLSRLSY
- the cobS gene encoding adenosylcobinamide-GDP ribazoletransferase, whose translation is MKSLLLMITFLTRLPVRYPFEFKERDFINGIYYIPIVGLIIGGILWLVAQLHVYIDRPVLSIMLWIIYIWITGGLHIDGLADTVDGVFSNRSRERALEIMKDSRIGAFGVLVIMMVYMLNIIVSIYLPIIVFLFIPVVGRASAIIGCTFGHYARKDTGMGKGIVENCNIKEFIYVLFLTLTLAVIFKVELYIVLSILLSFVFIYLISRYIKAKLGGFTGDTIGFTVEISQSIFILLSYLLGRVTL